The following coding sequences lie in one Bicyclus anynana chromosome 21, ilBicAnyn1.1, whole genome shotgun sequence genomic window:
- the LOC112047960 gene encoding CLIP domain-containing serine protease B4 encodes MTDYIKISTLLLVILSTVNAQMIKQNLCAKSTDTCQLLTECDFALKLINSIRDNVSTKGPIIQKLQELHCGFRGRSPLVCCSSTPSDGSIVYYQTEDTATNRPKPLTTTTPMPMTTEPSKIAVVPPSTVSELTVETASPVEPDVFPGRNICGQSISNDKIIGGSITAIDEYPWMARIKYLVQNSDGSTKTRYACSATLITDRHLVTAAHCLPRKQQAVAVSLGDWNIDSPEECYGGVCPDPPVEIEIESIVKHPAYKAPNYTFGDIAILKLKRPVTFTDFIQPICLPTTEYIKMQDYTHNSVYWTAGWGVTEFGDASMVKRKVDIEAVPMDVCRAALPYIPESSSQSLICAGGRQGKDSCSGDSGGPLMREVKENYKANWFLYGVTSFGSKRCGSAGIPGVYTRVTVYMDWIRNIVQT; translated from the exons ATGAcggattatataaaaatatcgacATTACTATTAGTAATACTCTCCACTGTTAATGCAC aaATGATCAAGCAAAATTTGTGCGCCAAAAGCACAGATACCTGTCAACTTCTCACGGAGTGTGACTTCGCCCTAAAGTTGATAAATAGTATCAGAGACAACGTATCAACCAAAGGACCTATTATACAAAAGTTGCAAGAATTGCATTGTGGATTTAGAGGAAGAAGCCCACTG gtCTGCTGCTCAAGTACTCCATCAGATGGCTCCATAGTGTACTACCAAACTGAAGATACAGCCACAAATCGACCAAAACCCCTAACAACGACTACTCCTATGCCAATGACAACGGAGCCATCAAAAATTGCGGTCGTGCCACCCAGCACTGTATCAGAACTCACAGTAGAAACCGCATCTCCAGTGGAACCCGACGTTTTCCCGGGTAGAAACATTTGTGGGCAATCGATCAGCAATGACAAAATCATAGGCGGCTCTATCACTGCCATAGACGAGTACCCGTGGATGGCGCGAATTAAATACTTAGTCCAAA ATAGTGATGGCAGCACAAAAACGAGATATGCATGTTCAGCCACCCTTATCACGGACCGTCATCTCGTAACCGCTGCTCACTGCTTGCCTAGGAAGCAACAAGC TGTTGCCGTAAGTTTGGGAGATTGGAACATTGATTCACCGGAGGAGTGCTACGGCGGAGTGTGCCCGGACCCACCCGTGGAGATTGAGATAGAGTCCATCGTCAAGCATCCGGCTTATAAAGCGCCGAACTATACATTTGGTGATATCGCCATTTTAAAGCTGAAACGGCCTGTCACCTTCACAG ATTTCATACAACCCATCTGCCTGCCTACCACGGAATATATCAAGATGCAGGACTACACACACAATAGCGTGTATTGGACGGCTGGCTGGGGAGTTACTGAGTTTG gtgATGCGTCAATGGTTAAACGGAAAGTTGACATTGAAGCTGTGCCAATGGACGTCTGTCGCGCTGCTTTACCCTACATCCCAGAATCTTCTTCACAAAGCTTGATATGCGCTGGGGGCCGGCAGGGCAAAGACTCTTGTTCGGGTGACTCGGGCGGTCCTCTAATGAGGGAAGTTAAGGAGAATTATAAAGCGAACTGGTTTCTCTATGGTGTAACAAGTTTTGGAAGTAAACGTTGTGGCTCAGCGGGTATACCTGGAGTATACACAAGGGTCACTGTGTATATGGACTGGATACGCAACATTGTTCAGACTTGA